The window TGAATCTACAATAAAAAAGATTTCCCCTTGGGCCATCTGTACACCACGGTTAATGGCAACGTGCTTTCCTGAATTTTGCTGCTTTACAAAACGGATGGGAAAGGCAGCTTCCTTCTCCCATTCTTCCAGAAGAACCTCCGTGCTGTCCTCGGAGCCATCGTCCACAACAAGCCATTCAAAGGAATCATAGTTTTGCGCCTTCAAGGACGCATATAACTCTTTTAGACGATGCGCTCTGTTATACGCAGCCGTAAAAACCGTGATCTTTATCATGTATGATGTTCACTTTCCGAAAGAATTTCATGCTTTGAATATTTTCATGTAAGAAACCTTATTATTTTTTTTGCTGTGATTTTTGCGCCATATACCTTATATGTGGAAATAAGCCGTGCCAAACCATTCACTACACACTCTATTGGCACATACTTACGTAAAAAAAGATAGGTTTTCTGATACATCTCCTTTACTTTCACAGCATCTTCTGAAAGCCACGAACCCGCAAAATGATGTATCGTATAAGTTTCATCTGATACAAAAAGTTCTCCTGTCTGAAAAGATTTCGCACAAAGACATTCAAAAGGAAAGAGTGCGATATTGCCTTCCAGCACTCTCATCTTTCCATCCAATTCTATTTGATACACATCTTTCGTCCGATTCGTTATTCTATGTACATTCGTTGTCAAATCATACGAACCATCCGCTTTGACAAACCTGAGCGTCTCATATTCTCGTAACAACGTCTGAATCCAAGCGTTGCACTTTTCAGCGCCTATTATTCCGGTAGGAATATATCGTGTTGATTCATATCCGGTAAATGCAGAGTAAGACAGGAATCTATCAAGCGGTTTTACAACTTCGACATCCGTATCCATGTATATACCGCCATAAGTAAATAGCACCTTCAGCCGAACATAGTCTGTGACAAATGCCCACTTTCTTGCTTCGTAGGCTTCTCTGCAATATTGATTTTCATTGATGTCAAAATTCTCTTCGTTCCACTCGATAATCTGATAGTCCGGGCAGTATGTTTTCCACGTTTCGATATACGATTTTATCTGTTCTGTTTTCGGCGCATGACCAAACCAACAATAGTGTATAATTTTAGGAATCACACAGCGCCCTCCCTTCACAAAGTGTTGCTGTATATGGGCATATATCAACTTCTTTTACACCAACGGCAATGTTCCCATGTACAGTGATGTTTGTTCCAATTTTTAAACGTGCATAAAACCCATCCCAAAATATGTGCCCGATCCAGTACATTACGTATGAGGCTCTTTACCTTTATACTTGTTTTATGTTGCGAAGGAAGCCTCACATAATCTGTCAAGGCGAGTTCCTTGATAATCCTCCGGTTCTCCACTTCTGCATATTTTTCCTCTTTATTGCTTACACCTCCAAGACTGAAATACGTCACTGGAAAATTTGCAAACTGGAACTTTTTCTGCATCGTATAATACAACTTTAGGAGCAGTTTCAGATCAGCAGCAATCCGATACGACGTATCAAATTGCTCCTGCTTCAAAACAGCACTTTTGACAAACACACCCGGGTGCGGCAACTTCGGCAATGAACGAAAATTGTCTTTTGACACTCCTTCAGCATCCAGAACCCCCTCACAATGGTATTTTTCATCTACAGCAATACAAGGCGCACTAAACACATCCGTATCATCACGGATTGCACCGCAAACGCGCTCTATTGTGTACGGATCAACCAAACAATCATCGGCACCCAGGAATTGTATATAATCCCCTGTTGCGACACGAATCCCTTTATTCATAGCATCATATATGCCATTGTCATCTTCGGAAATAATCGTTGCTATTTGTGCTTCATAGGAATGAACAATATCCATGGTACGATCCGTAGAATTTCCATCTACAATGATGTACTCTATATTCGAATATGTCTGTTGTACTACGCTGCGTATGGTCTGCTCGATGGTAGCCTCAGCATTATAACAGACCGTGATAATCGAGATTCTCATTCTCTATCCTCTGTCGTTAGAAATCCCCGTAGATATTCTTCTGTATATCGAACTCCTTCAAGCTCTCCTTCGAACGCACGTCATACACGCCCTCCGTGGCACTCTTTTGAAAGAGGACGCAGACCGTCTGGAGGATGATGGTGAGATCGGTGCGGATACCGGCGTTCTGGATGTAGACGAGGTCGTAGATGAGCTTGTCGTACGCCGTTGTATTGTATTTGCCGTAGACCTGCGCCAGTCCCGTAATGCCGGGTTTGACATTCATCCGATAGACGTATTCGGGGATCTCCCGTTTGAACTGTTCAATAAAGAACGGGCGCTCCGGACGCGGACCGACGATGCTCATATCCCCAACGAGGACATTCCAGATCTGCGGGAGCTCATCAAGGCGAACCGCGCGGAGGAACGCGCCAAGACGTGTGATGCGCGGGTCATTTTCCTG of the Selenomonas dianae genome contains:
- a CDS encoding glycosyltransferase family 32 protein, with the protein product MIPKIIHYCWFGHAPKTEQIKSYIETWKTYCPDYQIIEWNEENFDINENQYCREAYEARKWAFVTDYVRLKVLFTYGGIYMDTDVEVVKPLDRFLSYSAFTGYESTRYIPTGIIGAEKCNAWIQTLLREYETLRFVKADGSYDLTTNVHRITNRTKDVYQIELDGKMRVLEGNIALFPFECLCAKSFQTGELFVSDETYTIHHFAGSWLSEDAVKVKEMYQKTYLFLRKYVPIECVVNGLARLISTYKVYGAKITAKKIIRFLT
- a CDS encoding glycosyltransferase family 2 protein, whose protein sequence is MRISIITVCYNAEATIEQTIRSVVQQTYSNIEYIIVDGNSTDRTMDIVHSYEAQIATIISEDDNGIYDAMNKGIRVATGDYIQFLGADDCLVDPYTIERVCGAIRDDTDVFSAPCIAVDEKYHCEGVLDAEGVSKDNFRSLPKLPHPGVFVKSAVLKQEQFDTSYRIAADLKLLLKLYYTMQKKFQFANFPVTYFSLGGVSNKEEKYAEVENRRIIKELALTDYVRLPSQHKTSIKVKSLIRNVLDRAHILGWVLCTFKNWNKHHCTWEHCRWCKRS